One window of Helicobacter winghamensis ATCC BAA-430 genomic DNA carries:
- a CDS encoding DNA-methyltransferase translates to MLVCGDALKELQKLQSNSVDIGVTSPPYNKQENKKGWLVKNVIYDATSDKLDEEYYQKSQIAVLDEVYRVTKEGGSFFYNHKIRWEKGRLIHPLEWIVKTQWNLRQEIIWDRGIAANIRGWRFWQVEERIYWLQKPKGKNLIGEELQSRHALLSSIWRIRPESNNAHPAPFPLALPLRCIFSILNEKSGVVLDPYCGSGTSGIAAKILNCEFIGIDNSQNYLEFAKHRIANYRDYIQEAQNELQLHKVRESFKEKKQKGKTKNRFLPTTSLFNTDIN, encoded by the coding sequence ATGTTAGTGTGTGGAGATGCACTAAAAGAATTACAAAAATTACAAAGCAATAGTGTGGATATAGGAGTAACTTCACCACCTTATAATAAACAAGAAAATAAAAAAGGCTGGCTTGTCAAAAATGTGATTTATGATGCTACAAGTGACAAGCTAGATGAAGAATATTATCAAAAGAGTCAAATTGCGGTGCTTGATGAAGTGTATAGGGTAACAAAAGAGGGAGGAAGCTTTTTTTATAACCATAAAATTCGTTGGGAAAAAGGCAGATTAATCCATCCACTAGAATGGATAGTAAAAACACAATGGAATCTAAGACAGGAGATTATCTGGGATAGGGGGATTGCAGCAAATATTCGTGGTTGGAGATTTTGGCAAGTTGAAGAGAGAATTTATTGGCTACAAAAACCAAAGGGTAAAAACTTAATTGGAGAAGAGTTGCAAAGTAGGCACGCACTTTTAAGCTCTATTTGGCGCATACGCCCAGAGAGCAACAACGCTCACCCAGCTCCTTTTCCGCTTGCTTTGCCTTTGCGTTGTATATTTTCTATTTTAAATGAAAAGAGTGGGGTTGTGCTTGATCCTTATTGCGGGAGTGGCACAAGTGGCATTGCAGCAAAGATTCTAAATTGTGAATTTATAGGGATTGATAATTCTCAAAATTATTTAGAGTTTGCAAAACATAGAATTGCAAATTATAGAGACTATATCCAAGAAGCGCAAAATGAGTTACAACTCCATAAAGTTAGGGAGAGTTTTAAAGAGAAAAAACAAAAAGGTAAAACAAAAAATAGATTTCTACCAACCACATCCTTATTTAATACTGATATAAATTAA
- a CDS encoding Ppx/GppA phosphatase family protein, translating into MEIIGIDLGSNSLRGVRMKVIENSNDREFVVLKEWDCTVRTAEGLETSGEICKAAVCRIVDGLLQMCQSLEIASADKVVALTTQAMRKARNKEAVLQEIFEKSGIRFRVVNGEMEAKITTLAPKIALEKLKVQNPKYDKDCFLLIDMGGASSEFVVCGVEMELAKSFEIGIVSAKDRFKSVENLKARKDEFLREIVEFVESCKKKGAIPKFLVANSGTPTLVCAFKLGLDQYDSKAVFGKTLVRDDFEAMLQEFLRLDKESQIARFGEFKADVVPFGIALFTCFMEALGFKECLVVDEGLREGAVIAFVLGFLKF; encoded by the coding sequence ATGGAAATTATAGGGATTGATTTAGGGAGCAATTCTTTGCGCGGTGTGCGTATGAAAGTGATTGAAAACTCTAATGATAGGGAGTTTGTAGTCTTAAAAGAGTGGGATTGCACGGTGCGGACGGCAGAGGGTTTAGAAACAAGTGGTGAGATTTGCAAAGCAGCAGTTTGTCGCATTGTAGATGGCTTGTTGCAAATGTGCCAATCCCTAGAAATTGCTAGTGCAGATAAGGTGGTGGCGCTCACCACGCAAGCAATGCGTAAAGCACGCAATAAAGAAGCAGTTTTGCAAGAGATTTTTGAAAAAAGTGGGATTAGATTCCGCGTTGTTAATGGTGAAATGGAAGCAAAAATCACAACTCTAGCCCCAAAAATCGCACTAGAGAAGTTAAAGGTACAAAACCCAAAATACGATAAAGATTGCTTTTTGCTAATAGATATGGGGGGAGCTAGTAGCGAGTTTGTCGTGTGTGGTGTAGAAATGGAGCTTGCAAAAAGTTTTGAAATAGGGATTGTGAGTGCAAAAGATAGATTTAAGAGTGTGGAGAATTTAAAGGCGCGTAAAGATGAGTTTTTAAGGGAGATTGTGGAGTTTGTGGAGTCTTGTAAGAAAAAGGGAGCGATCCCAAAGTTTCTTGTGGCAAATAGTGGCACGCCAACGCTTGTGTGCGCCTTTAAACTTGGCTTGGATCAATATGATTCTAAGGCAGTGTTTGGGAAAACTCTTGTAAGGGATGATTTTGAAGCAATGTTGCAGGAGTTTTTAAGGCTTGATAAGGAATCGCAAATCGCGCGTTTTGGGGAGTTTAAGGCTGATGTTGTGCCTTTTGGAATCGCGCTATTTACTTGCTTTATGGAAGCCTTAGGGTTTAAGGAATGCTTGGTGGTTGATGAGGGTTTGCGCGAAGGAGCTGTGATAGCTTTTGTTTTAGGTTTTTTGAAATTTTAG
- a CDS encoding response regulator transcription factor produces the protein MYKILIVEDDLEMQKLLQDYLQQSGMEVITTDSPNTAIEWIKQQKGFHLAVLDIMLPEMDGLELCERIREISDIPIIMSSARGDISSKMLGFKNGADDYLAKSYEPLELVARINALLKRYTKTQSITYKDLEIDSTKRKVKVEGIAIELTPAEFEILNLLFLHKGKPFSRNSLSQAIASIAPDSSLRSIDTHIRNLRAKLGDDAKTPKYIQSVWGIGYKFCD, from the coding sequence ATGTATAAGATTTTAATCGTAGAAGATGATTTAGAAATGCAAAAACTTTTGCAAGATTATTTGCAACAAAGCGGAATGGAAGTTATCACCACAGATAGCCCAAACACCGCGATAGAGTGGATTAAACAGCAAAAAGGATTCCATCTAGCTGTGCTTGATATTATGCTACCTGAAATGGATGGCTTGGAGTTGTGTGAGAGAATTAGGGAGATAAGCGATATACCTATTATTATGTCTTCTGCGCGTGGGGATATTAGTAGCAAAATGCTAGGTTTTAAAAATGGGGCTGATGATTATTTGGCAAAATCTTATGAGCCTTTGGAGCTTGTTGCGCGCATTAATGCGTTACTTAAGCGATACACAAAAACGCAAAGCATAACTTATAAGGACTTAGAGATTGATTCAACAAAACGCAAGGTAAAGGTGGAAGGAATCGCTATTGAACTAACTCCCGCGGAATTTGAAATTTTAAATTTGCTTTTTTTACACAAGGGAAAGCCCTTTTCGCGCAATTCCTTATCGCAAGCTATTGCAAGCATTGCTCCTGATTCTTCGCTAAGAAGCATTGATACACACATTAGAAACCTAAGAGCAAAGCTAGGTGATGATGCTAAGACGCCAAAATACATTCAATCTGTTTGGGGAATAGGATATAAATTTTGCGATTAA
- a CDS encoding flagellar basal body P-ring protein FlgI, translating into MKITKLLMLCVMVTLPAFSAKVSDLANIVGVRDNQLIGYGLVVGLNGTGDKTTSAFTMQSISNMLDSVNVKVDANDISSKNVAAVMVTAKLPAFARQGDKIDILVSSIGDAKSLEGGTLLLTPLSGLDGRIYAVAQGAVGIGGKSERGGSANHPLAGVLPNGATVEREVSYDLYNKINATLSLKESNFQNAIRIQRSINAAFANSNSQDGQTQGTQAPIATAIDPRTIKLQRPQEMSMVEFLARVQEIDIDAIKEDKIIINERTGTIIAGMGVEVTPVVVTHNNITIKVSNEAINDPEAVNMGNGATFSATEAMVSAQNNPTISSVTRALQRMGATPKDMIAILETMKKAGAFNADLEII; encoded by the coding sequence ATGAAAATAACAAAACTCTTAATGCTCTGCGTTATGGTTACGCTCCCAGCTTTTAGCGCAAAAGTGAGTGATTTAGCAAACATTGTAGGTGTGCGTGATAACCAGCTTATTGGCTATGGTTTGGTTGTTGGCTTAAATGGAACAGGAGATAAAACAACTTCAGCTTTTACAATGCAATCTATCTCAAATATGTTAGATAGCGTTAATGTAAAGGTAGATGCAAACGATATTAGCTCTAAAAATGTCGCTGCTGTTATGGTGACTGCAAAACTCCCAGCCTTTGCAAGACAAGGTGATAAGATTGATATTTTAGTTTCAAGTATCGGCGATGCAAAATCACTTGAAGGTGGAACACTGCTTCTAACTCCACTTAGTGGTTTAGATGGTAGAATCTATGCTGTGGCACAAGGCGCAGTAGGAATCGGAGGCAAAAGCGAGAGAGGTGGAAGCGCGAACCACCCCTTAGCTGGTGTTTTGCCAAATGGAGCAACAGTGGAGAGAGAGGTTAGCTATGATTTATATAATAAAATCAACGCCACACTAAGCTTAAAGGAATCTAATTTCCAAAACGCAATCCGCATTCAAAGAAGCATTAATGCTGCCTTTGCAAACTCAAATTCACAAGATGGGCAAACACAAGGCACACAAGCCCCTATTGCAACAGCCATTGACCCGCGCACAATCAAACTCCAACGCCCACAAGAAATGAGTATGGTAGAGTTTTTAGCACGCGTGCAAGAGATTGATATTGACGCCATTAAAGAAGATAAAATTATTATTAATGAACGCACAGGCACAATTATCGCAGGAATGGGCGTAGAAGTTACACCCGTAGTTGTTACGCACAATAATATTACCATTAAAGTAAGCAATGAAGCAATTAACGACCCAGAAGCTGTAAATATGGGCAATGGAGCAACATTTAGCGCAACAGAAGCAATGGTAAGCGCACAAAATAACCCAACAATTTCAAGTGTAACTAGAGCATTACAAAGAATGGGAGCAACTCCAAAAGATATGATTGCTATCTTAGAAACAATGAAAAAAGCAGGCGCGTTTAACGCCGACTTAGAGATCATCTAA
- a CDS encoding ATP-binding protein, translating into MRLRNWIPPLFVQIYLLFVLSLGIGGIVTYLANLNTLKKNEEAILKQTTFFAQQSLMELMRGDIARVERLINAFEFKPIKALPSNAQILTQSKNTFGLMQVFKVQQNYGFHLEYLGMELIAFRDFSVELADNGGLNVWIFLDFLVLLLTFSMILALLHPLKVLQSGLEEFSQGNYQTHIPVPKEPQQAKLARSFNTMCKKISKLMLAREFVLRNIAHELKTPISKAKLALELMPENPQKGLVSKCIHHLDNLSSQILTFEKIQEGKDLLHLEDFDVETLFLRTLEQLFIEEDLEIMLEENFKIRGDLQFLSIALRNLIENAFKYKSGGKVILRAYVENGEQRIAVKNNGEALQQEIAYYLEPFSRDKEHALISGYGLGLGIVKGVLELHHFKLEYFYKQGVHCFVMKLESKV; encoded by the coding sequence TTGCGATTAAGAAATTGGATTCCACCTTTATTTGTGCAAATTTATTTGCTGTTTGTGCTATCGCTTGGCATAGGTGGAATCGTAACTTATCTTGCAAATCTTAATACGCTAAAAAAGAATGAAGAAGCTATTTTGAAGCAAACCACATTTTTTGCGCAACAATCTCTAATGGAGCTAATGCGCGGTGATATAGCGCGCGTAGAAAGGCTAATTAATGCATTTGAGTTTAAGCCTATTAAAGCACTTCCGTCTAATGCGCAGATTTTAACACAGAGTAAAAACACTTTTGGACTAATGCAAGTTTTTAAGGTGCAACAAAATTATGGATTCCATCTTGAGTATTTGGGAATGGAATTAATTGCATTTAGGGATTTTAGCGTGGAACTTGCGGATAATGGCGGGTTAAATGTTTGGATATTTTTAGATTTTTTGGTGCTACTTTTAACTTTTTCTATGATTTTGGCTTTATTGCACCCTTTAAAAGTTTTGCAAAGTGGCTTAGAAGAGTTTAGTCAAGGAAATTATCAAACTCACATTCCTGTGCCAAAAGAACCACAGCAAGCAAAACTTGCGCGAAGTTTTAACACAATGTGTAAAAAGATTTCTAAGCTAATGCTAGCAAGGGAATTTGTACTAAGAAATATTGCCCACGAGCTAAAAACGCCTATTTCTAAGGCAAAGCTAGCTTTGGAGCTTATGCCTGAAAATCCACAAAAAGGCTTAGTTAGCAAATGTATTCATCATCTTGATAATTTAAGCAGTCAAATTCTAACTTTTGAGAAAATTCAAGAAGGCAAGGATTTGCTTCACTTAGAAGATTTTGATGTAGAAACTCTGTTTCTTAGGACTTTGGAGCAGTTGTTTATCGAAGAAGATTTAGAGATTATGCTTGAAGAAAATTTTAAAATCCGCGGAGATTTGCAGTTTTTATCCATTGCTTTAAGGAATCTTATTGAAAATGCGTTTAAGTATAAAAGTGGTGGAAAGGTGATTTTAAGGGCTTATGTGGAGAATGGGGAGCAGAGAATTGCTGTAAAAAACAATGGAGAAGCCTTGCAGCAAGAGATTGCATACTATCTTGAGCCTTTTTCACGCGATAAGGAACACGCGCTAATTTCTGGCTATGGGCTTGGGCTTGGGATTGTTAAAGGCGTGCTAGAGTTGCACCATTTTAAGCTAGAGTATTTTTACAAACAGGGTGTGCATTGCTTTGTGATGAAGTTGGAATCTAAAGTGTAA
- a CDS encoding DMT family transporter, which yields MRALGHFLAFASVFLWSSLYVSVKILLEVFSPLELLFLQFIIGYCFLLLIAPRLLKSALKSELYFLLAGLCGITIYNLFLNLAMDISKASNVSVIIATAPLFTALLANFLKIEKLSFVFFPAFVLCMSGIVLLSYEEGGFAFNPLGDTLAFLSALGWAAYSLLILKIMQKANNLILVTRRIIFYGILGMLPSFFFLDFSPNLANLLDLKVTLNLLFLSLFAGGLCFLLWNRATLLIGAVKTNIYVYLTPIITIITSFFVLEERLSMLALVGAFLTLLGVILAESKISKNLKQKLSQLLRANPHQPPSIP from the coding sequence ATGCGTGCATTAGGGCATTTTCTAGCCTTTGCTAGCGTATTTTTGTGGTCTAGCCTTTATGTGAGCGTTAAGATTCTTTTAGAAGTCTTTAGCCCACTTGAGCTGTTATTTTTACAATTTATTATTGGTTATTGCTTCTTGCTTCTTATTGCCCCAAGACTTTTAAAATCAGCCCTTAAAAGCGAGCTTTACTTCCTACTAGCTGGACTTTGTGGAATCACAATTTATAATCTTTTCTTAAATCTTGCAATGGATATTTCTAAGGCTTCAAATGTTAGTGTCATTATCGCAACTGCGCCACTTTTTACTGCATTGCTTGCAAACTTTTTAAAAATTGAAAAACTTTCTTTTGTCTTTTTTCCCGCCTTTGTTTTGTGTATGAGCGGAATTGTGCTTTTGAGCTACGAAGAAGGGGGATTTGCGTTTAATCCTTTAGGTGATACACTAGCATTTCTCTCAGCACTTGGTTGGGCAGCTTACTCGCTTTTAATCCTTAAAATAATGCAAAAAGCAAATAACCTCATCCTAGTTACAAGGCGCATTATCTTTTATGGAATCTTAGGAATGCTACCTAGCTTTTTCTTTTTGGATTTTTCGCCAAATCTAGCAAATTTGCTAGATTTAAAAGTTACCTTAAACTTACTTTTTTTATCACTTTTTGCTGGAGGATTATGCTTTCTTTTATGGAATCGCGCCACATTATTAATTGGTGCGGTAAAGACAAATATTTATGTGTATTTAACGCCTATTATTACCATTATTACTAGCTTTTTTGTTTTAGAAGAAAGACTTTCTATGCTAGCCTTAGTTGGTGCATTTTTAACACTGCTTGGGGTAATCTTAGCAGAATCTAAAATTTCAAAAAACCTAAAACAAAAGCTATCACAGCTCCTTCGCGCAAACCCTCATCAACCACCAAGCATTCCTTAA
- a CDS encoding rod-binding protein: MQIDFNGISGYSKELLNAAKSTPTIQKTDDDSRLREQTDAFEALILKQMLDISLKMDDTLYPKAPGHDIYESMYRDTLSESLSGSFGFSDLLFDYLKDLQGKQGIKA, from the coding sequence ATGCAAATTGATTTTAATGGAATTAGTGGATATTCTAAGGAATTACTTAACGCGGCAAAATCTACACCAACCATTCAAAAAACAGATGATGACTCAAGGTTAAGAGAGCAAACAGATGCCTTTGAAGCACTCATTTTAAAGCAAATGTTAGATATTTCTTTAAAAATGGACGATACACTTTATCCAAAAGCTCCCGGACACGATATTTATGAATCAATGTATCGCGATACGCTTTCAGAATCTCTAAGTGGTAGCTTTGGCTTTAGTGATTTACTCTTTGATTACCTAAAAGACTTACAAGGCAAACAAGGAATCAAGGCTTAA
- a CDS encoding sugar phosphate nucleotidyltransferase, with translation MKAIILCAGQGTRLRPLTLNKPKPLLEIKGKTLLENAILHLRKCGIDEIIIVTGYKHHLFDLLEKKLNFKKVVFENYASTNSAASLKCVQKEITKGTFILNGDLFLTSTFQDSFETQIKWGASQFLAQKILHETPSWGYITDENCKLLDIDINATSGYGDGIAFFDNEQDLEVIKNSLNQCDDNEYWEACILKSMDKINFYVFGLDSLYTEIDSFEDALVSKLITPEEIAKQCADDNEATRLFSVTNINYKIKFLGEEKVIRIPRNNRDAVINTEQEQKITKLLGENITPQAEFYPSNIKLTTFLQVYKPLTREQLNLATLEKLISTIQTLHNFKHKNHPNFSKILLSNEIKTYESLAKIPLLSKQEHKIITQIAKEADLKESVLCHRDLQLPNILYNAQDSTIKLIDFEFAGFCTPIWEFGNLAGELELSKEQIRLILKLVSNLTYKEILQGKLLSSYVWALWSWYYDCIPLGREYLMRLHCTLEELQCVH, from the coding sequence TTGAAAGCCATTATTTTGTGCGCTGGACAAGGCACACGATTACGCCCTTTAACTCTCAACAAGCCTAAACCCCTTTTGGAAATTAAAGGGAAAACCCTTTTAGAAAATGCGATTTTGCATTTAAGAAAATGTGGAATAGATGAAATTATCATAGTTACAGGCTATAAACACCATCTTTTTGACCTGCTAGAAAAAAAGCTGAATTTTAAAAAAGTGGTGTTTGAAAACTATGCCTCCACAAACTCCGCTGCTTCTTTAAAATGCGTGCAAAAGGAAATCACAAAAGGCACTTTTATTTTAAATGGGGATTTATTTTTAACAAGCACCTTTCAAGACTCCTTTGAAACACAAATCAAATGGGGTGCTTCACAATTTCTAGCACAAAAGATTCTGCACGAAACACCTTCTTGGGGATATATCACAGATGAAAATTGTAAGCTTTTAGATATTGATATAAATGCAACAAGCGGTTATGGAGATGGAATCGCATTTTTTGATAATGAGCAAGATTTAGAAGTTATAAAAAATTCCCTAAATCAATGTGATGATAACGAATATTGGGAAGCTTGTATTTTAAAATCTATGGATAAAATTAACTTTTATGTTTTTGGTTTAGACTCCTTATATACCGAAATTGACTCTTTTGAAGACGCCCTTGTTTCTAAACTCATCACTCCAGAAGAAATTGCAAAGCAATGTGCTGATGACAATGAAGCAACAAGACTTTTTAGTGTTACAAATATTAATTATAAAATCAAATTTTTAGGAGAAGAGAAAGTTATTAGGATTCCACGCAACAACAGAGATGCAGTCATTAACACAGAGCAAGAACAAAAAATCACAAAGCTTTTAGGAGAGAACATCACACCCCAAGCAGAGTTTTATCCAAGCAATATTAAACTTACAACTTTTTTACAAGTCTATAAGCCTCTAACAAGAGAGCAGCTAAACCTAGCCACACTAGAAAAACTTATTAGCACAATCCAAACCTTGCACAACTTTAAGCACAAAAACCACCCTAACTTTTCAAAAATTCTTTTAAGTAATGAGATTAAGACATATGAATCCCTAGCCAAGATCCCGCTTTTAAGCAAACAAGAGCACAAAATCATCACCCAAATTGCAAAAGAGGCGGATTTAAAAGAATCTGTGCTATGTCACAGAGATTTACAGCTTCCAAACATTCTTTATAATGCACAAGATTCCACAATCAAACTTATTGACTTTGAATTTGCAGGCTTTTGCACTCCCATTTGGGAGTTTGGAAATCTAGCAGGCGAACTTGAATTGAGCAAAGAACAAATTAGGCTTATCCTAAAGCTAGTGTCAAATCTTACCTACAAGGAAATTCTACAAGGCAAGCTACTCTCTAGCTATGTGTGGGCGTTGTGGAGCTGGTATTATGATTGCATTCCACTAGGTAGGGAATATCTTATGCGCTTGCATTGCACCCTAGAAGAATTACAATGCGTGCATTAG